A window from Oncorhynchus mykiss isolate Arlee chromosome 9, USDA_OmykA_1.1, whole genome shotgun sequence encodes these proteins:
- the plp2 gene encoding proteolipid protein 2 isoform X1, producing MADTEASVAAGCLEKLKGYVKTRKGTILAAEILISFIILICYAASLYGGYSAVAICEMVFAIIFFVVFMMEMDKSIQVVNWVWSDLIRAAIGAALYLITSLICVIGGAGDGARIAGGVFGLLAGILFSYDAYTIFLVIKSTRQHTAAPTDDRV from the exons ATGGCTGATACAGAGGCCAGTGTCGCTGCGGGCTGCCTGGAGAAACTCAAGGGCTACGTGAAGACCCGAAAAGGAACTATTCTTGCTGCAGAAATA CTCATCAGTTTTATTATCCTAATCTGCTATGCTGCATCATTGTATGGAGGTTATTCTGCAGTGGCCATCTGTGAGATGGTGTTCGCCATCATCTTCTTTGTCGTCTTCATGATGGAAATGGACAAGTCCATCCAGGTGGTCAACTGGGTCTGGAGt GATCTTATCCGTGCTGCTATTGGTGCAGCCCTGTACCTTATCACCTCTCTGATCTGTGTGATTGGTGGAGCCGGGGACGGCGCCCGTATTGCAGGAGGG GTGTTTGGCCTGCTGGCTGGGATCCTGTTTTCCTATGATGCCTACACCATCTTTCTGGTCATCAAGAGCACCAGGCAGCACACAGCAGCGCCCACTG ACGACAGAGTTTAA
- the LOC110532493 gene encoding synaptophysin isoform X1: MDVVNQLVATGQFTIIKQPLGFMKILQWIFAIFAFSTCGSYSGMFKMSVECKNRSESDLSIEVKFEYPFRLHQVYFDAPTCKGGNPERLFLIGDYSSSAGFFVTVGVFSFLYSMAALSVYVFILEKYREGCKGAQIDFVVTCVFTFFWLVASSAWAKGLSDVKASTDPDKVLLLIEACDEPENRCREVHDPVVSGLNTSVAFGFLNLILWGGNLWFVFKETGWLAAFGGTYAPSQEKAPAPESFGQDGYGQEGYAQQGDAYTGTQGGYQPDYGQGGYTEGGGDYQQGGYEQQPTPYANQM; this comes from the exons ATGGATGTTGTGAACCAG TTGGTGGCCACCGGGCAGTTCACCATAATCAAACAGCCTTTGGGATTTatgaaaatcctacaatgg ATCTTTGCCATCTTTGCTTTCTCGACATGCGGCAGCTACTCTGGCATGTTCAAGATGAGTGTGGAGTGTAAAAACCGGTCAGAGAGTGACCTGAGCATTGAGGTGAAGTTTGAGTATCCATTCAG GCTACATCAGGTGTACTTCGATGCCCCAACCTGTAAGGGGGGAAACCCTGAGCGTCTGTTCCTGATCGGAGACTACTCCTCCTCAGCTGGGTTCTTTGTCACCGTCGGTgtcttctccttcctctactcCATGGCAGCCCTTTCTGTGTATGTTTTCATTCTGGAGAAATACCGTGAAGGCTGCAAGGGAGCCCAGATT GACTTTGTTGTGACCTGTGTGTTCACCTTCTTCTGGCTGGTGGCTTCTTCTGCCTGGGCTAAGGGTCTGTCGGATGTGAAGGCATCCACCGACCCAGACAAGGTTCTCTTGCTGATCGAGGCCTGCGACGAACCGGAGAACCGCTGCCGTGAAGTCCATGACCCTGTCGTCTCTGGTCTCAATACATCTGTG GCATTTGGCTTCCTGAACCTGATCCTGTGGGGAGGGAACCTGTGGTTCGTGTTCAAggagactggctggctggcagctTTTGGCGGCACATACGCACCTTCCCAGGAGAAAGCGCCTGCCCCAGAGTCCTTCGGCCAGGACGGCTATGGGCAGGAGGGCTATGCACAGCAGGGGGATGCCTATACCGGCACCCAGGGAGGCTACCAGCCCGACTATGGCCAGGGCGGCTACACTGAGGGAGGTGGAGACTATCAGCAGGGGGGATACGAACAGCAGCCCACCCCCTACGCCAATCAGATGTGA
- the plp2 gene encoding proteolipid protein 2 isoform X2, with protein sequence MADTEASVAAGCLEKLKGYVKTRKGTILAAEILISFIILICYAASLYGGYSAVAICEMVFAIIFFVVFMMEMDKSIQVVNWVWSDLIRAAIGAALYLITSLICVIGGAGDGARIAGGVFGLLAGILFSYDAYTIFLVIKSTRQHTAAPTGG encoded by the exons ATGGCTGATACAGAGGCCAGTGTCGCTGCGGGCTGCCTGGAGAAACTCAAGGGCTACGTGAAGACCCGAAAAGGAACTATTCTTGCTGCAGAAATA CTCATCAGTTTTATTATCCTAATCTGCTATGCTGCATCATTGTATGGAGGTTATTCTGCAGTGGCCATCTGTGAGATGGTGTTCGCCATCATCTTCTTTGTCGTCTTCATGATGGAAATGGACAAGTCCATCCAGGTGGTCAACTGGGTCTGGAGt GATCTTATCCGTGCTGCTATTGGTGCAGCCCTGTACCTTATCACCTCTCTGATCTGTGTGATTGGTGGAGCCGGGGACGGCGCCCGTATTGCAGGAGGG GTGTTTGGCCTGCTGGCTGGGATCCTGTTTTCCTATGATGCCTACACCATCTTTCTGGTCATCAAGAGCACCAGGCAGCACACAGCAGCGCCCACTGGTGGGTGA
- the LOC110532493 gene encoding synaptophysin isoform X2 yields MFKMSVECKNRSESDLSIEVKFEYPFRLHQVYFDAPTCKGGNPERLFLIGDYSSSAGFFVTVGVFSFLYSMAALSVYVFILEKYREGCKGAQIDFVVTCVFTFFWLVASSAWAKGLSDVKASTDPDKVLLLIEACDEPENRCREVHDPVVSGLNTSVAFGFLNLILWGGNLWFVFKETGWLAAFGGTYAPSQEKAPAPESFGQDGYGQEGYAQQGDAYTGTQGGYQPDYGQGGYTEGGGDYQQGGYEQQPTPYANQM; encoded by the exons ATGTTCAAGATGAGTGTGGAGTGTAAAAACCGGTCAGAGAGTGACCTGAGCATTGAGGTGAAGTTTGAGTATCCATTCAG GCTACATCAGGTGTACTTCGATGCCCCAACCTGTAAGGGGGGAAACCCTGAGCGTCTGTTCCTGATCGGAGACTACTCCTCCTCAGCTGGGTTCTTTGTCACCGTCGGTgtcttctccttcctctactcCATGGCAGCCCTTTCTGTGTATGTTTTCATTCTGGAGAAATACCGTGAAGGCTGCAAGGGAGCCCAGATT GACTTTGTTGTGACCTGTGTGTTCACCTTCTTCTGGCTGGTGGCTTCTTCTGCCTGGGCTAAGGGTCTGTCGGATGTGAAGGCATCCACCGACCCAGACAAGGTTCTCTTGCTGATCGAGGCCTGCGACGAACCGGAGAACCGCTGCCGTGAAGTCCATGACCCTGTCGTCTCTGGTCTCAATACATCTGTG GCATTTGGCTTCCTGAACCTGATCCTGTGGGGAGGGAACCTGTGGTTCGTGTTCAAggagactggctggctggcagctTTTGGCGGCACATACGCACCTTCCCAGGAGAAAGCGCCTGCCCCAGAGTCCTTCGGCCAGGACGGCTATGGGCAGGAGGGCTATGCACAGCAGGGGGATGCCTATACCGGCACCCAGGGAGGCTACCAGCCCGACTATGGCCAGGGCGGCTACACTGAGGGAGGTGGAGACTATCAGCAGGGGGGATACGAACAGCAGCCCACCCCCTACGCCAATCAGATGTGA